Genomic DNA from Vibrio vulnificus CMCP6:
CGCGATGTCGATAAAGATCTCCTGACCATAAACCCCATCGTTAAAGTTTTTGATCATGGAATCGAACATGCTCTGGGTCAGTTCAAATTCGCCGTAACGTGGATCATTAAATCTGCCGGTTCGGGTAATCGTGACAACACTGCGTTTTGCGGCTCCGGTATCCACCTTGACCGCATCAGATAAGAGATGAATCACCCCTTGTGTTGTGGTTGCACCCAGTACCAAAACGCCAGAGGCTTTTAACAATTGTCTTTGATTCATTTCCTGTCCTTAAAACGAAAAAAGCCCCTGAAAATGTCAGGGGCTCGGTCGCCAATTAAGGGCAGTTTGAGTGATGAAAGTAACCGTTGGGAGGGTTAGATAATAGCTATCATGACCTTACAGCTAAATCATCGGCTCGGAAAAAAGGATATTTGAATGGAGATGGATGTTTTAAGCAAACTTCTAGAATCACATGCTCGGTCACCGCTTTGGAAACATCAATCCTTGTATGTAAAATCCCCGCAGATTCATCTCCTGGGAACTCAGGGTCTTTGCCATCCGAGTACATTTTATAACCAAAATGGTAATGATACTGACGCTTATTCTCTGCATCTTCTAAAAATGTATTTTGAAAAGCAGTTCGTTTATGTTCAGGCGTTTTCATTTTCCAGCTTGGTTTGTATTTGCCTCTAAGTTCATCAGGGGGAGTCAGCCCATTGAAATTAATCGGTTGAACAAAATGTTTGTAAACACTGTCAATCACATCACGTTCCAGCTTTTTCATTTCATCAAGAACGGTTCTCGTAAAGTAAGCTTTATGTTCCATTTTTACTATACGCTTTGTATCCAGTTATAGAAATCATCAGCATTTTGAATGGTCTGCGGAACTTCAATGACTTCAGATTCCATAGCTGCTTCCATTCTGTCCATGTGAATTGAAAGCAATCTGTCATGCTGCTCATTCAGCTCTTGAGCAAAGAAATCAATAAGCTCTTGATGAGTTATCGTTTGATAATCAACTTTCTTACTTTCTTTACTAACATGAGCTAACCAAGGAGCCTCTCTATGGCTTTTCTCTCTAAGTTGCCAAGCTCCCATGTTACCTAATGTCATTAAAACAAAGTCTATGGTTTGAACAGCCCTGTCTGAAAGTTCACAAATAGCATTACCAACCGATGCTGTAATTGTTCCTTTTTTGTACGTTTGATATTCTTCGTACAATGAACGAACTACTGGGCCATGATCCCACGCCTTTAGATCTTCATCAAAAAGTGGCTCTTCGTATTGAGCAAGATGATACCCCTGGCAATAGTAAGCGAGCTTTTGTAGCTTTAAATTGCTTACTTGTATGCCATTTTCGCTTGCTCTTTGTAGCAATGCTTTTGCGAAGATATCAGCAGAGACCATTGGAAACTCCCATAAAATTTGAGGCGGGATAGTACAAAAGATAGCAAATGTTTACAATGCTATCCTTATATATATTCACTTATTGCCATATAGATTACACTTTTACTTAACTTTTACGTCAGCACCATGCTGCAAAAAACAAAAGGCCCCCGGAAACTCAGGAGCCTATCTGTAAGTTAAAAATCTTGTTTTGGTTCTAAGAGTAAGCTATCCGATAAGCTTTAAATCAGCCTTCCTGCTCTTTTTCATAGACTCGTAGTAATTCTCATGAGGCCCAACGTTTAAAAGATAGAGCTCCAGCTTATCTTCGACCCAAGAGTATCCAAGTAGCACCTCTTGTTTATCCATTTTGAACTTGTGTACCCATAAATGGGATAGATCCCCCTTTTTACGTGTACCAAGCTCTGGATTCTCTATGATCTTATCAATCTCATCTTCCACCACTACACATTGAGCTTCAGATAACTTGCTCATTTGTTTAGAAAAACGATTTGTTTCGTAAACATCAATCTGCTTTTCGTTTTGTTCGTCGCTCATAGCGTTTTACCTTACCGAGTTTTACTTCCTCGGAAGCCAAAAGCGATTCTTGTACAAAGCTATAAGGTAAGTCTGGGTTATCTGTCATTATTTTTCCGATTTTAGCCCAATACTCAATCTGCTTAGGCACAGAACGCATTTCTGCTTCCGCATGAACCTTGACGTCAGACACAAAATCATCGTCTAGGCGAATACTTGTTGCCATAGCAATTCTCCTCTAGCTTTATCATTGCACTTAACGGGAAGCTTATTTGCTAAAATTAAGCGCACATCTATGACGCAAATTTGCTGCATCGCTTTATACAACCTAAAAACTTCATCAAGCTTAAATAATCGATTCCTCTTCAAAAGCAAATTGCTTTTAACCATGATCCGAATAAGACAAAGTAAATGACTGTATTTATTTAAAAAGTTTCTCTGTTTCTTTGTATTCTGATTAGACTCAATTGGCGTATCAACAACACAAGATATGCCAAGTATCCGCTCAATGTTTTCTAGCTGCTGCTCAAAATCAATCCTTCTTTTGGCAAGCTCTTCAAAACCAAAGTCAATAATTCTCATCCTCGCAAACATTAGCAACTCCCAAGCGAACTTCGATGTTTCCGCACACCAATAATGCAACAATTTGTCGCACAAAGCAACATATGAAGTAATGAATAGAAAGATAGGGCTAACTGCCCTGTCACCAGCAAACATTCGGTGTTAGGAAGAAGACGAACTGCACATTATCCAACATCAAAGATGAAAATGCACTTTGATGCTTATAGCATTGAATAAACCGAAAAATCGAGATAATGATGCATGGATAGGGTTGATTTCACACTAGAGCAAAAACAGCAAATGCTTGTTGGTATTGATAGGTTTTTCAAGCGATACGGTAGCTACCCAATTGATGACCAAACCTATTCACTTATCGCTATGTGTCTTTGGGATAGCAAGGGATTTCAAGTTCCACCGCTCTACGATGATGCAGACATAACTCTAAATAACGACTTTGAAAGTAAATATCGCCTTATTAAAGCCGTAACTATATTGTGCTCGGGTGGGAAAAAACCTCTCGGATACGGGATTCTTTTAAACTTTTACTTCAATCTATTTCAAACAGTCATTTCAAGACTACAGCTACTCCATGAAGAGTTACCTGTAGCTATCAAACACGTTATCTCACCACTTTTCGTCGAAGATAAAGTACTTCGAGATTACGTATATCAAGACTTCGATGGATTAGGAAATGGACTGACTAAAGTAGGAAAAATATACATTCATCCACTTTGGTCCACTTATATGTTTCGTGAAGAAGTAGTTTTCGAAGATGAGTTGCTTCATTATCCCAAAGCCTGAATCATCAGGCTTTTTTAACCACTGGCACTTTTACCCAACGCTTGCAACGGCATAGTGCTTCCCCTTCGAGCAGCTTAACGCATCGAGAACGAATGATGCCTTCACTATCGCAGATGCGATGACCACATAGGCACATCACTTCACTGACGCGCTGACCGTTATCCTGAGGCTGATGTTTTTTTAACGTATTCATTATTAGCTCCTAGCGTTGGCTGGTTATTTCCAGTCCTACTTTTAACTGACGTAT
This window encodes:
- a CDS encoding type II toxin-antitoxin system RelE/ParE family toxin, yielding MSDEQNEKQIDVYETNRFSKQMSKLSEAQCVVVEDEIDKIIENPELGTRKKGDLSHLWVHKFKMDKQEVLLGYSWVEDKLELYLLNVGPHENYYESMKKSRKADLKLIG
- a CDS encoding Panacea domain-containing protein encodes the protein MVSADIFAKALLQRASENGIQVSNLKLQKLAYYCQGYHLAQYEEPLFDEDLKAWDHGPVVRSLYEEYQTYKKGTITASVGNAICELSDRAVQTIDFVLMTLGNMGAWQLREKSHREAPWLAHVSKESKKVDYQTITHQELIDFFAQELNEQHDRLLSIHMDRMEAAMESEVIEVPQTIQNADDFYNWIQSV
- a CDS encoding TA system antitoxin ParD family protein, with translation MATSIRLDDDFVSDVKVHAEAEMRSVPKQIEYWAKIGKIMTDNPDLPYSFVQESLLASEEVKLGKVKRYERRTKRKAD